A region from the Prevotella melaninogenica genome encodes:
- a CDS encoding outer membrane beta-barrel family protein: MCNKLILLLTACLSATALSAQNTTKTDSTKTKKLEEVVVTQRRQLIKNDIDKLTYDVQHDKTAQTKTTLEILKKIPLVTVDGQENIRVQGSTSFKVYRNGHPDPSLSGQNLKDILKAIPASTIKRIEVITDPGAKYDAEGTTAILNIVMMSNTKLQGVSGNVNSNIDSHGSVRLGTYLTTKVGKLTTSVNYNYANQNKNQTENYREEAYNYVKTGEHTHEYGKNSTGATIHFGNINASYEIDSLNLMTASTNFFGYKADANTQSTNERWDKNNQLIYKFNNDMTTPGYSYVNLGGRFDYQHKTHLDGEVLTLSYMLAATRHHTTFRQAYSNMVNFPVSYTSYDRNTRERFTEHTFQIDYVRPFGKHHKLESGTKYILRYNNSTSLMDYQGTTPDMESKFKHNAQVAAAYLSYILTAGKWAARAGLRYEFTRMKASYPDGSNADFHTDLNDCVPSASLQYKIRDGQTLKLSYNTSINRPGINYLNPAVISTPTTESFGNANLGSSRNQKLQLAYMLVAPKFTLQLNPYYSFTNNGIAHIMYEQNHKNVYTYQNILKSKVFGISSYTEWTPFTGTSFTLNASMRYARITLPTPYLKNSGCGGGIYFNWDQKIPWKLTLSTSLGGEYGNRVYNPYAIEGHWFYYDFTLTRRFLKDKLTVSLSAESPFIKERSSTYRIVQGDYTGYERAVMKPKRFGIRLSWNFGKLRASVKKAERSIQNDDLVGGGKK; this comes from the coding sequence ATGTGCAATAAATTGATACTATTACTCACTGCTTGCCTCTCGGCAACAGCACTGTCAGCCCAAAACACAACCAAAACGGACTCCACCAAGACAAAGAAGTTAGAGGAAGTCGTCGTAACACAAAGGCGTCAGCTTATCAAGAATGATATTGACAAGCTAACGTATGACGTGCAACATGACAAGACTGCACAGACGAAGACAACCTTAGAAATACTCAAGAAAATACCCCTTGTCACCGTTGACGGACAGGAAAATATCAGAGTTCAAGGCTCTACAAGTTTCAAGGTGTATAGGAACGGACATCCTGACCCAAGTCTTTCAGGGCAGAACCTTAAGGACATTCTCAAGGCAATACCTGCTTCTACCATCAAAAGGATTGAGGTTATCACCGATCCCGGTGCCAAGTATGATGCAGAAGGGACTACGGCTATCCTCAACATCGTCATGATGAGCAATACTAAACTACAAGGAGTGTCAGGCAATGTGAACTCGAATATTGACTCTCATGGCTCTGTAAGACTTGGAACTTATCTCACCACAAAGGTGGGAAAACTTACGACATCCGTCAATTATAACTATGCAAACCAGAACAAGAACCAGACAGAAAATTATAGAGAGGAAGCCTACAACTACGTAAAGACTGGCGAACACACGCATGAATATGGTAAAAACAGCACGGGTGCAACAATACATTTCGGCAATATCAATGCCAGTTACGAGATTGACTCACTCAACCTGATGACCGCATCAACCAATTTCTTCGGCTATAAAGCCGATGCTAACACACAGAGCACGAATGAACGGTGGGACAAGAATAACCAACTGATTTACAAATTCAATAATGATATGACCACACCGGGCTACTCATATGTTAATCTTGGAGGACGTTTTGACTATCAACACAAGACCCATTTAGATGGAGAAGTGCTCACACTCTCTTACATGTTAGCTGCTACACGACATCACACTACATTCCGTCAGGCATATAGCAATATGGTAAACTTCCCTGTCAGCTATACAAGTTACGACCGGAACACCCGTGAACGCTTCACGGAACATACCTTCCAAATCGACTATGTACGACCCTTTGGAAAACACCATAAGTTAGAAAGCGGAACAAAATATATTCTTCGCTACAACAACAGTACGTCATTAATGGACTATCAAGGGACTACACCTGACATGGAAAGCAAGTTCAAGCATAACGCACAAGTAGCAGCTGCATACCTGTCATATATCCTCACCGCTGGCAAATGGGCTGCCCGTGCAGGTTTAAGATATGAATTTACTCGCATGAAAGCATCCTATCCCGATGGTAGTAATGCTGATTTCCACACTGATCTCAATGACTGCGTACCATCAGCAAGCCTACAATACAAAATCCGTGATGGACAAACGCTGAAATTAAGCTATAACACCAGCATCAACAGACCCGGCATCAACTATCTCAATCCAGCCGTTATCAGCACGCCAACAACAGAATCCTTTGGTAATGCAAACTTAGGAAGCAGCCGTAACCAAAAGCTACAACTTGCATATATGCTGGTTGCACCAAAATTCACATTGCAACTTAATCCCTATTATTCATTTACCAACAATGGTATCGCTCACATCATGTATGAGCAGAACCACAAAAATGTCTATACGTATCAGAACATACTGAAAAGCAAGGTCTTTGGTATTTCATCCTACACAGAATGGACTCCTTTCACCGGAACATCGTTTACACTCAATGCTTCCATGCGTTATGCCCGAATCACCTTACCCACACCTTATCTCAAGAACAGCGGATGCGGTGGTGGTATCTACTTTAATTGGGATCAGAAAATACCATGGAAATTAACGTTGTCAACCAGTCTTGGAGGTGAATATGGCAACAGAGTTTACAACCCGTATGCCATTGAAGGGCACTGGTTCTATTATGATTTTACATTGACTCGTCGCTTCCTTAAAGACAAGTTGACAGTATCTTTATCAGCAGAATCGCCTTTCATCAAAGAAAGATCAAGTACTTATCGTATTGTTCAAGGTGATTATACTGGTTATGAACGTGCTGTTATGAAACCTAAACGCTTTGGAATCCGTCTTTCATGGAACTTTGGTAAGCTGAGAGCAAGTGTCAAGAAGGCAGAACGAAGCATCCAGAATGATGACTTAGTGGGTGGGGGAAAGAAGTAA
- a CDS encoding leucine--tRNA ligase, which produces MEYNFIDIEKKWQQKWVENKTYKVVEDENKQKFYVLNMFPYPSGAGLHVGHPLGYIASDIYARYKRLKGFNVLNPMGYDAYGLPAEQYAIQTGQHPQLTTDTNIARYREQLDKIGFSFDWDREVRTCDPRYYHWTQWAFERMFDSYYDYTEQKAMPIKDLVRHFEEEGTLNLNIAQGEELIFSARDWSSMDEQEQQEKLMNYRIAYLGETMVNWCPGLGTVLANDEVVNGVSERGGYPVVQKLMKQWCLRVSAYSQRLLDGLETVNWSDSIKETQKNWIGRSEGTEVEFKYQTPVVGGGQKEGKFTIFTTRADTMFGVSFMVLAPESELVAELTSEAQKAEVEEYLAYVKKRTELERMSDRKVTGVFSGSYGINPFTGEQIPIYISEYVLAGYGTGAIMAVPAHDSRDYAFAKHFNLPIIPLIEGADVSEESFDAKEGIVTNSPAAGKESMDGFSLNGLTVKEAIAKTKQFVTEKGIGRVKVNYRLRDAIFSRQRYWGEPFPVYYKQGMPYMIPEECLPLELPEIDKYEPTESGEPPLGRAKVWAWNEAERKVVEKSLVDDKTVFPLELNTMPGFAGSSAYYLRYMDPHNDEALVGKKADEYWQNVDLYVGGTEHATGHLIYSRFWNKFLFDCGCSCKEEPYEKLVNQGMIQGRSNFVYRINSDDHSKAPVFVSLGQKDKYETTPIHVDVNIVHADVLDVEAFKAWRPEYNNAEFIFEDGTSSSEGINTQHPTSPTYKCGWAVEKMSKSMFNVVNPDVIVEQYGADTLRLYEMFLGPVEASKPWDTNGIDGCFRFLKKFWKLYQQELNDNEPSKDSLKSVHKLIKKVTGDIEQFSYNTAVSAFMICVNELGQQKCANRELLKKMIIVIAPFAPHMAEELWEQLGGETKSVFDVEWPEWDESYLVENEVQLTVSFNGKARFQMTFPADATKEDIEKRALEDERSQHYIDDKTILKIIVVPKKIINIVCK; this is translated from the coding sequence ATGGAATACAACTTCATAGACATTGAGAAGAAATGGCAACAGAAGTGGGTTGAGAATAAGACCTACAAAGTTGTTGAAGACGAGAACAAGCAGAAGTTCTATGTGCTTAATATGTTCCCTTATCCATCAGGAGCCGGATTGCACGTCGGACACCCATTGGGTTATATTGCAAGTGACATCTATGCACGCTATAAGCGACTGAAGGGTTTCAACGTGTTGAACCCTATGGGATATGATGCTTACGGACTTCCTGCTGAGCAGTATGCCATTCAGACGGGTCAGCACCCACAGCTGACAACCGATACAAACATAGCTCGTTACCGTGAGCAGTTGGATAAGATAGGTTTCAGTTTCGACTGGGATCGTGAGGTGCGTACCTGTGACCCACGTTATTACCACTGGACACAGTGGGCTTTTGAGCGTATGTTCGACTCTTATTATGACTATACAGAACAGAAGGCAATGCCTATCAAGGACCTTGTTCGCCACTTTGAGGAAGAAGGAACACTGAACCTTAATATCGCACAGGGTGAAGAACTGATTTTCTCAGCACGTGACTGGTCGAGCATGGATGAGCAGGAACAGCAGGAGAAACTGATGAACTATCGTATAGCTTACCTCGGTGAGACGATGGTAAACTGGTGTCCGGGACTCGGAACGGTGCTTGCCAATGACGAGGTTGTCAATGGTGTGAGCGAGCGTGGAGGCTATCCTGTCGTACAGAAGTTGATGAAGCAGTGGTGTCTTCGTGTGTCTGCTTATTCACAGCGATTGCTTGATGGATTGGAGACTGTCAACTGGTCTGACTCTATCAAGGAGACACAGAAGAACTGGATTGGGCGTTCTGAGGGTACAGAAGTTGAATTCAAATACCAGACTCCAGTAGTAGGTGGAGGTCAGAAAGAGGGTAAGTTCACTATCTTTACAACGCGTGCTGACACGATGTTTGGTGTTAGCTTCATGGTATTGGCACCAGAGTCAGAACTCGTTGCAGAGCTTACTTCAGAGGCTCAGAAGGCTGAGGTAGAGGAGTATTTGGCGTATGTAAAGAAGCGCACGGAGCTGGAGCGCATGTCAGACCGTAAGGTGACAGGTGTCTTCTCTGGCTCATACGGTATCAATCCATTCACTGGCGAGCAGATTCCTATTTATATTTCAGAGTATGTCTTGGCTGGATATGGAACAGGAGCGATTATGGCTGTGCCTGCTCACGACAGTCGTGATTATGCCTTTGCAAAGCATTTCAACCTCCCTATCATTCCATTGATTGAGGGTGCTGACGTCTCTGAAGAGAGCTTTGATGCAAAGGAAGGAATCGTAACCAACTCTCCTGCTGCAGGAAAAGAGAGTATGGACGGTTTCTCTCTCAATGGCCTTACGGTGAAGGAGGCTATTGCCAAGACCAAGCAGTTTGTTACTGAGAAGGGTATCGGTCGTGTGAAGGTGAACTATCGTCTGCGTGATGCTATCTTCTCACGCCAGCGTTACTGGGGTGAACCATTCCCAGTCTATTACAAGCAGGGAATGCCTTATATGATTCCAGAGGAGTGTTTGCCTCTCGAATTGCCTGAAATCGATAAGTACGAACCAACAGAAAGCGGCGAACCACCATTGGGTCGTGCTAAGGTTTGGGCTTGGAATGAGGCTGAGCGCAAGGTTGTTGAGAAGTCATTGGTTGACGATAAGACTGTATTCCCATTGGAGTTGAATACGATGCCAGGCTTTGCAGGTAGCTCAGCATACTATCTTCGTTACATGGACCCACACAATGACGAGGCACTTGTGGGCAAAAAGGCAGACGAGTATTGGCAGAATGTAGACCTTTACGTCGGTGGTACCGAGCATGCAACAGGTCACTTGATTTACAGTCGTTTCTGGAATAAGTTCCTCTTCGACTGTGGTTGCAGCTGTAAAGAGGAACCATACGAGAAGTTGGTGAACCAAGGAATGATTCAAGGCCGCTCTAACTTCGTTTATCGTATCAACTCTGACGACCATTCAAAGGCACCAGTCTTTGTCAGCTTGGGTCAGAAAGACAAGTATGAAACTACTCCTATCCATGTTGATGTCAACATTGTTCATGCTGATGTACTCGATGTTGAGGCTTTCAAGGCATGGCGTCCAGAGTATAACAATGCTGAATTCATCTTCGAGGATGGTACATCATCATCAGAAGGCATCAACACCCAGCACCCAACATCCCCCACCTACAAGTGCGGTTGGGCGGTAGAGAAGATGTCTAAGTCAATGTTCAACGTTGTCAATCCAGATGTTATCGTTGAGCAATATGGTGCAGATACCCTCCGTCTTTACGAAATGTTCCTCGGTCCTGTAGAGGCAAGTAAGCCTTGGGATACGAACGGTATCGATGGTTGTTTCCGTTTCTTGAAGAAGTTCTGGAAGCTTTATCAGCAGGAACTCAACGACAATGAGCCTTCAAAGGACTCACTGAAGAGTGTTCACAAGCTCATCAAGAAGGTGACTGGCGACATTGAGCAGTTCTCTTACAACACAGCTGTTTCTGCGTTTATGATTTGCGTTAACGAACTTGGACAGCAGAAGTGCGCTAATCGTGAACTGTTGAAGAAGATGATTATTGTCATCGCTCCATTTGCACCTCACATGGCTGAAGAGTTGTGGGAGCAGTTGGGTGGCGAGACAAAGAGTGTCTTCGATGTTGAATGGCCTGAATGGGATGAGTCTTATCTCGTAGAGAATGAGGTTCAGCTGACAGTGTCTTTCAATGGTAAGGCACGTTTCCAGATGACTTTCCCTGCTGATGCAACAAAGGAAGACATCGAGAAGCGCGCATTAGAAGACGAACGAAGCCAGCACTATATCGACGATAAAACAATCCTAAAGATTATCGTTGTGCCGAAGAAGATTATCAACATCGTTTGCAAATAA